A window of Phacochoerus africanus isolate WHEZ1 chromosome 11, ROS_Pafr_v1, whole genome shotgun sequence genomic DNA:
TTAAAACCTAAGCAGTTTGATTCAAGAGTCTGCCCTCAACCCCTCTGCTGCCCTGCACTGCTCCTCTCCCTACACCTGTGTCTTTTATGAGCCGcctgcacctcagctgtgggctgGTCTCATTTCACATTTGCATGAGCACTGGAGGCCAAATTTGTGTTGTGTGTAGTTGCTGGTTGCTGAGTGCTCTGACCCTGTATTTTGGAGTGCCTGACATGTCAGAATGCTTGATATGTGGGTGTTGAGTGAGTGATTGACAACAGAGATGTTGTCAGATGTGACGTTAAgagaatttgaaattattttagttgTTCCTTTgatttgctgtttaaaaaaaaaaaaatactcgtGTGTGAAGGCTTTAGTTGCTCTGTGTCCCAGTCAGCAGTAACCGGGCGTATGGGTGCCACCTGCTCTCAGGTCACGTGCACGTGGGCTCATAGGTGTTCATATTGTACATGGAGAGGGGACAAGGGACAGAATTTCCCTGCCTGCACTGACATCAATGGTTGTTTTccagtcagcatctgctctgcttTCCTATTGGCCCCTTCTGATTTGTCCTCTTGTGTGTCACCCCCAGTCCGACAGGCAGTACCTCACAGGCCTGGCTGCCATGGGCTGTCGGGATGTCCACGCAGCCACAGTCCTCTCCTTCCTGTGTGGAATCGCCTCAGTAGCAGGCCTCTTTGCGGGGACCCTGCTGCCCAACTGGAGGAAATTACGACTGATCACGTTCAACAGAAATGAGAAGAACCTGACTGTCTACACAGGCCTGTGGGTAAAGTGTGCCCGCTATGACGGGGGCAACGACTGCCTGATGTACGACACTACCTGGTACTCGTCAGTTGACCAGCTGGACCTGAGGGTCCTGCAGTTTGCCTTGCCCCTCAGCATCCTGATCGCCATGGGTGCCCTGCTGCTCTGCCTGATCGGAATGTGTAACACGGCCTTCAGGTCCTCGGTGCCCAACATCAAACTGGCCAAGTGTCTGGTCAATAGTGCAGGCTGCCACCTGGTGGCCGGGCTGCTGTTTTTCCTGGCAGGTACTGTGAGCCTCTCCCCATCCATCTGGGTCATCTTTTATAACATCCATCTGAACAAGAAGTTTGAGCCAGTCTTTGCATTTGACTATGCAGTGTATGTTACCATCGCTAGTGCCGGGGGGCTGTTTATGACGTCCGTTCTGCTCTTTATCTGGTACTGTGCATGCAAGTCCTTGCCTTCTCCTTTCTGGCAGCCGCTGTACTCGCATCCTCCCAGCATGCATACGTATTCACAGCCCTACTCAGCACGCTCCCGCCTCTCTGCCATCGAAATTGACATTCCAGTAGTTTCACACACGACCTAACAGGGAAAtagttgtaaaaacaaaaacaaaaacaaaaaaaaacaaaaaataccttgTAGCCTCACATTTATTTCCCTCGTGCAAAGAGTTGTGTTTGGACCTCTATacgttttcctttgtttctgaccAGTCAATGAAGCCAAATTTCTATGTCTTAGTAGGATGAAGTGCTGCTAGTTTTTATGAAaagtacattattttaaatgtgaatcaTTCCTTTTATCTTGCTTCTTATGCTAGAAGGATTTTTGACCTCCTTGTGATATCTGATCAGTTATTTATATGAAAAGGACCTGTGTCTCATTGAGGTGATTTAGAGCAACATAGTAAAGTGGAAAATGATTGCTAGGAGAAGCTGTTGTATATGATCTTTATGAATAATTCAGAATGTGTATTGTCCTTCTTCTCTAATACTTGAAATTGGGAAAAGAGGGCAAtttcaaatttaagaaatttttttcaggTAAGGGTAATATTTTAACAGTAGCCAGTCTACCAGCTAAaacttttcttacattttctcGGGGCTAATTATATTGAATAGAGTTCGGTATTTTGAAGATGACTTTCTTTTGTGAGTTCCTTATCTTCTACCTCATgcctgtgtttaaaaataaaatgtattttaagtgaTGTCAGAGAGAATAAGCCTAacagttaaaatatataatagtatggataaaatttaacataatttttagaAGTTAATGGTTCTATAAGTTGTGTTATTAGAATTAAAACATGGCATGTGCTGTATTGGTGCTTCCTCTGAGGCAGAGAAACTTTTTTTCCAGATACCATCCACCAAGTGGTACTCATGCCCGTTTATAATCTCCTAGTGgctaagagagagaaatgaagaggCCCATGTGGTTTGTTCTCCTTTAGACAGCCATAGGGGGACAAGCATCTGTTCTTCAGTGACAACATCAGAGATTGATTCTGGTGACTGCCTTTTGGGTGAGGGTGATGGGTAAAGTAAAGCATGGCTTCCCCATGACCACATTCATCcttgattcagtccctgccccaatCACTGATTACTTCCTTGAGCATATATCTTTGTGCAGCACTTTAATAGGTGCTATAGAGGATACATGCAAAGTATCTGGTCCCATCTACTAAGAAATTTTAATGCAAGAGAGAAGAGTAAACTGTTATCTGACAGGGAACCGTTGACTTCAGTGGAAGCTGGTCTTCACTTCTCAGTCATTGATCCAAGAATATATTTCACCCAGAGACATGGCTCTCTGGCAGACAGCTTACTGTACAATACTAGCAATATTCTGGAACTTAGAGATTCAATTTGTTGGATCCTTTAGAGCACCTACCTTAGGCTAGACACTGTAATAACACTTTGTCAGATTCATTAGAATGAGcaaaagtggttaaaaaaaataataaaccaactGTTCCCTTTTCACTTCTGAAAGTATGGTGATGCATTGAAGAGGGAGGAGTATTTAAGATTTCTCTCCTAATGGGGTAACGTTTAGAAGAAACCATGTTAGCACCGAGATGAATGCTTAGAAATTCAGGGATATTGGGTCTTTACCCTTATGAATTTGAGCTGCTTACTTAATTGATGTAATTTGCCACACATTAGTAGCATATTCATAGGATTTTGTTCTGTTACCCATTACAAATTTCACAAACAGCTAGTTGCATGGTTAATAGATTATTGTGCCTCTTCTGCAAAACTGAGTATAATTCTGATACTTCTGTGAATGTAAGTGgtacttttatttctaattccaaATACTAGCTTATGTATATAGCCAGTAAATCCAgttgtgtaattttaaaactgcCATCAGTTGAAAGCATGcaaaactatgtttttttttttagctacagCTTCTGATTTCCTTTAGTTCTCCTTTTAACTCATCTCAGATGTAGCTGAGTCTTGATGATTCCAAAATAAAGGCACATAGAATTTTGAGATTAGTATTAATTTCCCCTTTGCTAATTACTTTCTGTCCCCCTTTCACTAAATTTGTCCAGAAGTGTCAAGAATTCTAGCATTCTTTGTATAAACAACACTAAAAGCAGACTCAGCCATTAATATTCTGTCCTAGACAGTTTTTAGTACATGGGAtcatataaatgttaaaattttcctACGAGaatctttcaaattcttttcataATCTATAGCCTCAAAATATTACTTATTATGGATTCACTTGGCAAAAGAAACAGTTTCCCTTATTGTCTTTAATATTTCAGATTTGCTGTCAGGAGCTATTCTTCAAAGCCATCAAAGAAAAGCAGGtatttagaattctttttaataacttttgaACATTCATCAGGTTATCAttgtgatggtttttttttttttattgttacaaGTCTATTAATGTTAAAGGCCTTTTACAGAGCCAGTTTAGAAAACCTTAAAAGTAGTATGATGCACCAGATTTGGTTTGTCCAgccatgggaggaaaaaaaacctgagtttacttgtaaataaatatacactatAATAGATGATATATGTTTGTTGTAAACTGCAATGTAAAACCTCGATAAAACTGCACTGTACTTCTTGATGTTTattaaaagatgtatttttacaAGTTTCTGCTTCTGTCCTCATTTTCGTCAGTGCTTTAAGGTGAACTACTTTGAGAAATGGTTCTCAAACATGTGcaaattgaaaaagacacagccCCATTTAAAGCCCTGTAGCATAGCAGTTGGAAAGGAATCAGACAACTTGGCATTATTATTTCAGAAGCATCAAGACTCTTCATTTCTAAGAGTGGTCCTAGGAGTTCACTGGAGTATTTCAGCATTCCACAAGAAAGCACCAAATAAAGTTAATCGTGCCAGACTTGCCTCATCAGTGGAGTTTTCCAGTAGCCTGTGATCTTGCAGATTGGGAGTTCTCAAATGGTTTAGCAGGAGGATCTTTCCTTACTCCTCAGAACTTAAGGTCACCCGGAAAAGCAGTCCTAACAGGTAAATCACCTTAAAATTTCTGGAGCCTGGGATGAGCTTTTAGTTTTTTGCCTCCTGGGGATTGCATTCACACGCGCTCCTCACTGAACCCATGGCTCTGTGGtgggatgttagattccagagcTGTATGTTGCACTGAAAATCCAAAGCTGCTTCAGGCTGGGCATCCTGATAGCTGATTATACTGATGCACCATAGCCTGGAGTCTGCCCCTTAGTTGCACAGGCTCACTGAGGGTGGTTGAAATGCTAGAGAAGCTCTTCATGCTAACCGGATTTACAGAGACTAACTTTACCAACCAGAAGTGAGAAATAAGATTATTTGTAACCACTAtccaagacctttttttttttttttctctctttctttttagggccacacctgtatagcatatggaagttcccaggctaggggttgaatcagagctgcacctgaagcctacaccacagccacagcaactcgggatctaaaccgcgtctgcaatctacaccacagctctcagcaactctggatccttaaccctggagcaaggccaggaatcaaatccatatcctcatggatactagtcaggttcataacccactgagctacaacaggaactcccaaggccaatttttaaaactatagccTACACAGAGTTCCTTGGAGAAAAGACTGATTCTAGTCCTGGGGTGTAGGGAAAGCACAAATTGAGTCCAGCACATTGTCCGCTAAGGAAAGGAAATACTCAAAGAAATGATGGTGGCTTATCAAATTACACAGGCACCGGCCTGAAGAGGTtcccactggccaaatctgggacaataagagcatcaaaataaataatgatcgTGGGttataacccactgaatgaagcaaAAAGCCATGTGTCCTGACGATATatatgcaaagaaagaaaagctgtttcttacagtaaaatatcaaataataagTATAGAAAAATAGATGGAGTTGGGAAAACATCAATAGAATTGAAACTGGTAAGTGAAATTTTGATGAAAAACAAGATATTATTCTCAAAATACTGCTCCATAAATTGTTTCCTAATTTCAGAGGGAAAATAGTAATTGTACAGTGGGTAAACTTGGCAGATACAGCCTAAACCAATTGATCAGCTGGTTGCACCTCTTAATATGATGCAAAGAGAAGGTCAGATCATTGCTTTTGTggtgttttcattaaaaataacattgtttGACAGATGCAAACTTATGTATAGAATGGGTAAATAGCAAGATcttactgcagagcacagggaacaatatacaatatcctgtgattaaactataatggaaacagaagtgaaaaaaaatgtatcactctgctgtccagcagaaattaacattgtaaatcaaccatacttaaaaaattccttaaagtcatataaaaaaaaaatacattgcttGAGACTAATCTTGAGGAAACATGTGCAGCTTGCCAGTTccacttttaatttttgctaCCTTCTCTTACCCTTCCTGATCTTACAGCTcttcatttttatgattaaaagcataaaatttagtttgtctctgaaaatatttaatacaagTATTTTATGCAATAACTCTTTAAGGGGGGATTTTGAAGAGCTTATGTCACTGGGACAAAAAGGAAAAGTCCCTGCAGAAGAGATGTAAATCAAAGTGATGGAACCACAGGCTTCATGAGATCTTTAATTAGCTATCTCAACTTCATTACTTGGCAATATCTTCCATCTTTAAGTATGTTGACAGGTTAGCCTAAGGGCTATCTCCctttgctccccctcccccacactagAGTAACCTTTCTAGGAGAAGGTCATTCTCCCTGTCCCTCCTGGGTGTCTCGCCACCCTCCAGCCCAGGAATGTTATGTGTCAGTGCCATAGCATGCCAGAACCCTTTAAAACCTCACTGCAGGACTGTAGAACTCATAGAAAAAGCACAACTGTAGCCCGCCTAGTATTCATATCCAAATCTGCTACTAATGGGgatgttccttttattttatttggaaatatgccAACTTTCCAGACTCTTTTATGAAACAGATTCTTCAgcaatattttggaagaaaatgagatggaggatgagaatttttaaaattttgtatgaaAAACCCTGTGTGATTGGGCCCTGTTAGCAGGAATGTAGTAATCATGATTTTGAGTGGTCTTTGTTCACTAAAATCctctgtagaaaaaaatatatattcacgtCTCCAGGGTTTTGCTTTATAGAAAAATGTAACAGCTTCTTGTTAAGAGAAAAGGCATTATTGATACTTTACCTGCATTCTATCTAGTGGCCTCATTCTAAGATTCACTCTCAACACTTTGAAAGAGTACTTCTAGTAAAGAAATACAGATAattcacttaaatttaaaaatacctttttaccTCTATCACCATGTCCCTTTTGTTGCCCTCACTCTCAGGTTAACCCTATAGTCTGGAAGGTCCAGATGGGAAGTTTAGCCCCAGGAGCTGGCTTGCAAATagcagggaactccaggtcctgGCAGTCCCCTGCTGGGTGAGCAGGTGCCTAAGAAGCCTGTCTTCCCCCTTGCTGGCCATGTGAATGAAGGCCTTGGCTCATGTTCTGCTAACCTGCTCCTGGCTACTTCTGCGTTAAGACATTGAAGGTACCAGTGGATGCAGGTGTCAGGTGGTACTGGCCACTTGTGCACATCTCTTCCCAACACCCAGTGACACCATGTTGGTAGCTTGAAGTTAGCCATGGTGGAAGTACTGAtgccacagaaattggcaaatgctacaggttagaatttttttttttttttttgctttttagggccacttgtgTGACATacaaagttcccaggttaggggtcgaattggagcttcagctgccagccacagccacagtaatgtaggatctgagccacatctgcaacctataccacagctaatgacagtgctggatctttaacccactgagcgaggccagggacctaacccttatccatgctagtcaggttcattactgctgaggcacaacgggaactctttccttttttaccttctttccttcctctctcccttctttcttgccCCATCCCCGCTCAGCTGTTAAATGTTTATCAGCACACACCATTGCTCGGGTGAGATTAATTTGCTGAGCTAGTTAATGAGGGAATTGGAAATTAGAGCAAATGCTGAGAGCTGTAAAACCTTATCTGTGATAAAGGGACTCTATCTCCAGTATTGCTTTACCTCCTTCCCACCACCAACCAATCCTGTACACAGACAATAGAATCAGCCTAATGCAAGTATGACTTGGTCCCTCCTCTACTTAAAATAattcagggagtttccgtcatggctcagtgcttaatgaacccaactagtatccatgaggatgcaggttccatccctggcctagctcagtaggttaaggatccggtgttgctgtgagctgtggtgtaggtcacagatgtggcttgaatcctgcattgctgtggctgtggcataagccagcagctacagctcgattcgacccgtagcctgggaacctccacatgccgtgggtgcagaccttttaaaaagacaaaaaaataaaatagaataaaataattcagttacATCTCAGAACAGAATCTAAACTCTTGCTTTAAGTCTGAATGGTAGGTCTCATGCAGTAGTGCACGCAGGAGCACATCAAAGAATGTAGAGCCAGGACAAGCAAACTGCCTGGCATAGCACAGCCACACAAGTTATctagaaagagaattttttttccccactattcCATACCTGATCAGAGTTTTAGCAATTATTAACACTTAAAATATCTCAGAAGTCCAATGTGTAACCGAATGCAAATTcaataataaataggaaatacCCTTCTTAGGGACCTCTAGATGGTTACACATCTAATGTAaggaatttgtattttctctatgGTGGAAAGAGGGACATGATGAATGTGATAGCTAAGCCTTTAAGATGGCCCCCTGTGACCCTTGCCTCCTGGTGTTCCTATCCTTATATGGTCCCATCCCATActgagcagagcagagaggacATGTGTTACCAGTAAGATTTTGCAGAAATGATAGCCTCTGACTTCTGATGTTATAGGTAATAAAAGATGTagcttctgcctctctctctctcggatCACTTGCTCTGCGGGGGTGGTGGTAGCTGCCATGTTATGAATATACACACAGCCCTATGGTTAATCTAGGAAGAAGCAAGGCCTGCCAACAGCCAGTACCAATTTGCCAACCGTGTAGGAAAgccattttgttttttggttggcttgtttgtggttttggtttttttttgtctttttgccttttctagggccgctcctgtggcatatggaggttcccaggctaggggtctaatcagagctgtagccagcggcctatgtcagagccacagcaatgcgggatccgagccgcgtctgcgacctacaccacagctcatggcaacgccggactgttaacccactgagcaaggccagggaccgaaccctaaacctcaggattcctagtaggattcgttaaccactgtgccacgacaggaattcccaggaaAGCCATTTTGGAAACAGATTTCTTCAGCCCCAGTTAGGTCTTTGTATGACTGCGGCCCTGGCCAACATCTTGATTGCAACCTGATTGAAAGATCCCAAGACAGAATCACCCAGCTAAGCTGCCGCCAACTTCTTGACCCACACACCCTGCATGAAATAATCCTTATCCTTGCTTAAAGATGCTACATTTGGGGGCAATTTGTTATCTAGCAATAGATGATTAATAGAGCATAAAGCAAACACAGGGGGCCaatcttgaagtatagttggcttTATACTACAAAGTAGTATTGAGagtttttccttgctttttttttttttcaaaaaaacctCTCATGATCCCAGACTTCCTTCGAAATGCTGAATGATTATTGCCAAAATGTGCTAAAAACAGCATGATCTAAAGTGTATGTGTTGGGGATGGGAGGTGAGAAAGCTC
This region includes:
- the CLDN12 gene encoding claudin-12 gives rise to the protein MGCRDVHAATVLSFLCGIASVAGLFAGTLLPNWRKLRLITFNRNEKNLTVYTGLWVKCARYDGGNDCLMYDTTWYSSVDQLDLRVLQFALPLSILIAMGALLLCLIGMCNTAFRSSVPNIKLAKCLVNSAGCHLVAGLLFFLAGTVSLSPSIWVIFYNIHLNKKFEPVFAFDYAVYVTIASAGGLFMTSVLLFIWYCACKSLPSPFWQPLYSHPPSMHTYSQPYSARSRLSAIEIDIPVVSHTT